The Campylobacter concisus genome has a window encoding:
- the der gene encoding ribosome biogenesis GTPase Der, whose amino-acid sequence MQKVILVGKPNVGKSSLFNRLAGRRIAITSDVSGTTRDTNKAKIEVEGKECILIDSGGLDDSSELFKNVKAKTLAEAKNSDVILYMVDGKMMPDDEDRAIFYELSKLNLPIALVINKIDSKKDEQREWEFVSFGAKNSFGISVSHNTGVDELSIWLAKHLESKVQIKADTSDDFDDFLENYNDEGELSDEIDYESKNIRVGIIGRVNVGKSSLLNALVKESRAVVSDVAGTTIDPVNEIYEHDGRVFEFVDTAGIRKRGKIEGIERYALNRTEKILEETDVALLVLDSSEPLTELDERIAGIASKFELGVIIVLNKWDKSSEEFDELCKEIKDRFKFLSYAPIISVSALGGKRVHKIYPLIVEIYKNYTQKIQTSKLNEVIGEATKAHPLPRDKGRVVKIYYAVQFKTAPIMIALIMNRPKCLHFSYKRYLTNKLRKSFSLAGVPIVLIPKKRGESDEDKEQ is encoded by the coding sequence GCGACGTTAGCGGCACTACAAGAGATACAAACAAAGCTAAGATCGAAGTTGAGGGCAAAGAGTGTATATTAATCGACAGCGGCGGGCTTGATGATAGCAGCGAGCTTTTTAAAAACGTAAAAGCAAAGACCTTGGCAGAGGCTAAAAACTCAGACGTTATCCTCTATATGGTCGATGGCAAAATGATGCCAGATGACGAGGATAGAGCCATTTTTTACGAGCTTAGCAAGCTAAATTTACCAATCGCTCTAGTCATAAATAAAATCGACAGCAAAAAAGACGAGCAAAGAGAGTGGGAATTTGTAAGTTTTGGCGCAAAAAACTCATTTGGAATTTCAGTAAGCCACAACACTGGCGTCGATGAGCTTAGCATCTGGCTAGCAAAGCACCTAGAGAGCAAGGTGCAGATAAAGGCCGATACGAGCGATGATTTTGATGATTTTTTAGAAAACTATAACGACGAGGGCGAGCTAAGCGACGAGATAGACTATGAGAGCAAAAACATCAGAGTTGGCATCATAGGCCGCGTAAATGTCGGCAAAAGCTCACTTCTAAACGCCCTTGTAAAAGAGAGCCGCGCCGTTGTTAGCGACGTGGCAGGCACTACGATCGACCCAGTCAATGAAATTTACGAGCATGATGGCAGGGTTTTTGAGTTTGTAGATACTGCCGGTATCAGAAAGCGTGGCAAGATCGAGGGCATCGAGAGATACGCGCTAAATAGAACTGAGAAAATTTTAGAAGAGACAGACGTAGCGCTACTTGTACTTGATAGCTCTGAGCCACTAACTGAGCTTGATGAGCGCATCGCTGGCATCGCCTCGAAATTTGAGCTTGGCGTCATCATCGTGCTAAACAAATGGGACAAAAGCAGCGAAGAATTTGACGAGCTTTGCAAAGAGATAAAAGATAGGTTTAAATTTCTCTCATATGCGCCAATCATCAGCGTTTCGGCACTTGGCGGCAAAAGAGTGCATAAAATTTACCCACTCATAGTTGAAATTTACAAAAACTACACCCAAAAAATCCAAACTTCAAAGCTAAATGAAGTGATCGGCGAAGCGACAAAAGCGCACCCACTGCCACGTGATAAAGGCAGAGTCGTGAAAATTTACTACGCAGTGCAGTTTAAAACAGCGCCTATCATGATAGCGCTCATAATGAACCGCCCAAAATGTCTGCACTTTAGCTACAAACGCTACCTGACAAACAAGCTTAGAAAGAGCTTTAGCTTAGCTGGCGTGCCTATCGTGCTGATCCCTAAAAAACGTGGAGAGAGTGATGAAGACAAAGAACAATAA
- a CDS encoding shikimate kinase, with translation MKTKNNNIVLIGFMGVGKGTTARALSKALKTMNLDCDDLLESSQNMKIKAIFDEFGEEYFRQLEKDLAKFLATNVKNAIISTGGGFAKVKNLNKIGTVIYLKASFDAIMQRLKNSKNSEKKIAKRPLLSDLKKAEALHLEREKLYEKKADYIVEVEGKTPKQIVKEIRILLKV, from the coding sequence ATGAAGACAAAGAACAATAATATCGTTTTGATAGGGTTTATGGGCGTTGGCAAGGGCACAACCGCAAGGGCGCTAAGCAAGGCGCTAAAGACGATGAACCTTGACTGCGACGACTTGCTAGAGAGCTCACAAAATATGAAGATAAAGGCTATCTTTGATGAATTTGGCGAAGAGTATTTTAGGCAGCTTGAAAAAGATCTAGCCAAATTTCTAGCCACAAATGTCAAAAATGCGATCATCTCGACAGGTGGGGGCTTTGCGAAAGTTAAAAATTTAAACAAAATAGGCACCGTGATCTATCTAAAAGCAAGCTTTGATGCGATCATGCAGAGGCTAAAAAATAGCAAAAATAGCGAGAAAAAGATCGCTAAACGCCCGCTTTTAAGCGACCTGAAAAAGGCTGAGGCACTTCATCTAGAGCGAGAGAAGCTCTATGAGAAAAAGGCTGATTATATCGTTGAAGTGGAGGGCAAAACCCCAAAGCAGATCGTAAAAGAGATAAGGATACTTTTAAAAGTTTAG
- the trpS gene encoding tryptophan--tRNA ligase: MRVLTGLQPSGKLHLGNYFASIKQMVDMQEKNEMFMFIANYHAMTSLSDGKALKQNTFDAACAFLALGIDPGKSIFWVQSDVKDVLELYWVLSQYTPMGLLERAHSYKDKVAKGISSHHGLFSYPVLMAADILLYNAQVVPVGKDQIQHVEIARDIAIKFNNEHGEIFTLPEAKIDENVATVPGTNGEKMSKSYGNTIDIFADAKTLKKQISSIVTDGTPLEEPKQWQNCNVYNIAKLFLDENGQRDLQARYERGGEGHGHFKAYLNELVWDYFKDAREKFEYYQNNPDKVAKILDLGAKKAQNVAHATIKKVREAVGIYR; the protein is encoded by the coding sequence ATGAGAGTATTAACCGGCCTCCAACCCTCCGGCAAACTACACCTTGGCAACTATTTTGCCTCTATAAAGCAGATGGTTGATATGCAAGAAAAAAACGAGATGTTTATGTTTATAGCAAACTACCATGCGATGACCAGCCTTAGCGACGGCAAAGCGCTAAAGCAAAATACCTTTGACGCTGCGTGTGCTTTTTTGGCGCTTGGGATCGACCCAGGCAAGAGCATTTTCTGGGTGCAAAGTGACGTTAAAGACGTACTTGAGCTTTACTGGGTGCTAAGTCAATACACGCCTATGGGGCTACTTGAGCGCGCACACAGCTACAAAGACAAGGTTGCAAAGGGCATTAGCTCGCACCACGGACTCTTTAGCTATCCAGTTTTGATGGCAGCTGATATCTTGCTTTATAACGCGCAGGTCGTGCCTGTGGGCAAAGACCAGATCCAGCACGTAGAGATCGCGCGCGACATCGCTATCAAATTTAACAACGAACATGGCGAGATTTTTACATTGCCTGAGGCAAAGATCGATGAAAACGTCGCTACCGTGCCTGGCACAAATGGCGAAAAGATGAGCAAAAGCTACGGCAACACGATCGATATCTTCGCGGACGCCAAGACGCTTAAAAAGCAAATTTCAAGCATCGTGACTGATGGCACGCCGCTTGAAGAGCCAAAGCAGTGGCAAAACTGCAACGTCTATAACATCGCAAAGCTTTTCTTAGACGAAAACGGACAGCGCGACTTGCAGGCTAGATATGAGCGTGGTGGCGAGGGGCATGGGCACTTTAAAGCCTATCTAAACGAGCTTGTTTGGGACTATTTCAAAGATGCAAGAGAGAAATTTGAATACTATCAAAACAACCCTGACAAGGTGGCTAAAATTTTAGATCTAGGTGCTAAAAAAGCCCAAAATGTAGCTCACGCAACGATAAAAAAAGTGCGTGAAGCGGTTGGAATTTACAGATAA
- a CDS encoding copper resistance protein CopD, with protein sequence MQNLYPYAQIIHLFCAIIFVGYLFFDVIILRAASKKMPSELAQKAKQAIGSVAIRIMPICLLLLVLTGGMMMSSWVGSKAGGYFETNLQIAFMIKFCLAMVIVAAVIVNLSCKFIFKRPSPLGNIHPIALTLAVAIVLLAKVMFMV encoded by the coding sequence ATGCAAAATTTATACCCCTACGCGCAGATAATCCACCTTTTTTGTGCGATCATTTTTGTTGGTTATCTATTTTTTGATGTGATCATATTAAGAGCGGCGAGCAAAAAGATGCCGTCAGAGCTTGCTCAAAAGGCAAAACAAGCCATCGGCTCAGTAGCTATTAGGATCATGCCTATTTGCTTGCTACTTTTAGTTTTAACTGGTGGCATGATGATGAGCAGCTGGGTCGGCAGCAAGGCTGGAGGCTACTTTGAGACAAATTTACAGATCGCTTTTATGATCAAATTTTGCTTAGCGATGGTGATCGTGGCTGCGGTGATAGTAAATTTAAGCTGCAAATTTATATTTAAGCGCCCTAGCCCACTTGGCAACATCCACCCTATCGCACTTACGCTTGCGGTGGCGATCGTCTTGCTTGCAAAAGTTATGTTTATGGTTTAA
- the serS gene encoding serine--tRNA ligase: protein MINLKLLETNYDEFVKKLEGKNVKASLLDELLHTFNELKQKRKALENFQAIQNAKSKELGAKARAGEDVSELKSELNLNKAALADADEIVKEYEEKLEQISFSVPNITDDDVPFGKDEDDNVCIKTVLEPTKFDFTPKEHWELGESLGWLDFERGAKLSGSRFTVLRGMGARLSRALVNYMIDFNSTRGFELVNVPYLVSSNTLFGTGQLPKFEEDLYKVRDEDLYLIPTSEVPVTNLYNDTIIEAEQLPIKMTCYSACFRQEAGSAGRDTRGMIRQHQFEKVELVSITKPDQSECVLAEMISCASDLLTSLGLPHRHMLLCSGDLGFSAAKTIDLEVWLPGQGKYREISSISNTRDFQARRAKIRFKDGKKNTLANTLNGSSLAVGRTLIAIMENYQKADGTIEIPEVLKRYM from the coding sequence ATGATAAATTTAAAACTACTTGAGACAAACTACGATGAATTCGTAAAAAAACTAGAGGGCAAAAACGTTAAAGCTAGCCTATTAGACGAACTTTTACACACTTTTAACGAGCTAAAGCAAAAGCGCAAAGCACTTGAAAATTTCCAAGCGATCCAAAATGCAAAGAGCAAGGAGCTTGGCGCAAAAGCAAGAGCTGGTGAGGACGTAAGTGAGCTTAAGAGTGAGCTAAATTTAAACAAAGCTGCCCTTGCTGACGCTGATGAGATCGTTAAAGAATATGAAGAAAAGCTTGAGCAAATTTCATTTAGCGTGCCAAATATCACCGATGATGACGTGCCATTTGGCAAGGACGAGGACGATAACGTCTGCATAAAAACGGTGCTTGAGCCAACTAAATTTGACTTTACACCAAAGGAGCACTGGGAGCTAGGTGAGAGCCTTGGCTGGCTTGACTTTGAAAGGGGCGCAAAGCTCTCAGGATCGCGCTTTACCGTGCTTCGAGGCATGGGAGCAAGACTTAGTAGAGCGCTTGTTAATTACATGATCGACTTTAACAGCACGCGCGGATTTGAGCTTGTAAATGTCCCTTATCTAGTAAGCTCAAACACACTTTTTGGTACCGGTCAGCTGCCTAAATTTGAAGAGGATCTTTACAAGGTTCGCGACGAGGATCTCTACCTCATCCCAACTAGCGAAGTGCCTGTGACAAATTTATACAATGACACCATCATTGAAGCCGAGCAGCTACCTATAAAGATGACTTGCTACTCGGCATGCTTCCGCCAAGAGGCAGGCTCAGCAGGACGTGACACCAGAGGCATGATCCGCCAGCACCAGTTTGAAAAAGTAGAACTTGTAAGCATCACAAAGCCTGATCAAAGCGAGTGCGTGCTTGCTGAGATGATATCTTGCGCTAGCGACCTACTAACTAGTCTTGGGCTGCCTCACCGCCATATGCTTCTTTGCAGTGGCGATCTAGGCTTTAGCGCGGCAAAGACGATAGACCTTGAGGTTTGGCTACCAGGTCAAGGCAAATACCGCGAGATCAGCTCTATCTCTAATACTCGTGATTTTCAAGCAAGACGCGCAAAAATTCGCTTTAAAGACGGCAAGAAAAATACACTTGCAAACACGCTAAATGGCTCAAGCTTGGCAGTTGGTAGGACGCTAATAGCGATAATGGAAAACTACCAAAAGGCTGACGGCACTATCGAAATTCCAGAAGTTCTTAAAAGGTATATGTAG
- a CDS encoding tetratricopeptide repeat protein has protein sequence MADDEVVVLKPPGEQAEQAPEEAKTEAPEEIVSLESIANDGVLQDESIPEPIPVKKSKKKLFIIIGAAALVLVILIAVLLIVLLKKDKKEEIDTTAIVKNIENNYQTQNFGASKIDEMINKANQLYERGNKFEALKIYENIAVYNQSLSNYNLGVSQMKQEKCDEAIISFNKAITDRENTAVSAINAAVCSLELNNTKNFNYYIGLADSFLQYENSSPLYSYYYALVNYYKGNYYEALQALSHPSTEDYKGEYAYLSAKILSLLGDDERAIAKLEGQKAFKADFTLAQLYARLGKYDKARDYLTKASKNTPNIDLIKMTAALIDLKTADYGDAAAFIKDVYDYNASMPSKIYKIKTILKPDLFDVSLAQAHFSDDMFFDRTRRYETLFYFAPYKVFDAKQSIEQIRKGGVSVFLDDTSAANDYLTQSAAASKVNAKLSEAIAKALTYHLKEANKDFEELAKTYPNHSILQYNLALSYAQLGNFSLAAKHFIASYHQDVNNHLSGIFGAICMDINRNLNPKLVEEIGENLENDKSLKPVNLYASLLSLISGNQSAMIRWLEEPKEPTTLNLAFDIITAKISNNDELMSKKADELMKILPNDIIANILNFISKNKDQNVKEYAKAIQIYFIDKNLDSNAFYHGADIIKKQYIKLLQISGLLTRERDKLRAELKSAPKNINLIQTLAYVDIFTNDFDESYKLYNEVIDEFKINDAGTLFLASVAATGANKITNAIALLELTKLNDPSAVENRAALGFMYQQIDNIKAALIQYSKVGNVGYNNEFYDFMIDN, from the coding sequence GTGGCTGATGACGAGGTTGTAGTTCTAAAGCCACCTGGCGAGCAAGCAGAGCAAGCGCCTGAAGAGGCAAAGACAGAGGCTCCTGAAGAGATCGTCTCGCTTGAGAGCATCGCAAATGATGGCGTGCTTCAAGATGAGAGCATCCCAGAGCCAATACCTGTAAAAAAGAGCAAGAAAAAGCTCTTTATCATCATCGGCGCAGCTGCTTTGGTGCTTGTCATTTTGATCGCTGTTTTGTTAATCGTCCTGCTAAAAAAAGATAAAAAAGAGGAGATAGACACTACAGCCATCGTAAAAAATATAGAAAACAACTACCAAACGCAAAATTTTGGCGCTTCAAAGATCGATGAGATGATAAACAAAGCCAATCAGCTCTATGAGCGTGGCAATAAATTTGAAGCGTTAAAAATTTATGAAAACATAGCTGTTTATAACCAGTCACTTTCAAACTACAACCTCGGCGTTTCGCAGATGAAACAAGAAAAATGCGATGAGGCGATCATCTCGTTTAACAAAGCGATAACCGACCGCGAAAACACCGCAGTTAGCGCCATAAACGCCGCTGTTTGCTCACTTGAGCTAAATAACACCAAAAATTTCAACTACTACATAGGGCTTGCGGACTCCTTTTTGCAGTATGAAAACAGCTCGCCACTTTACAGCTACTACTATGCGCTAGTTAATTATTACAAGGGTAATTATTACGAGGCACTGCAAGCACTCTCGCACCCTAGCACAGAGGACTATAAGGGCGAGTATGCCTACTTGAGCGCAAAAATTTTATCGCTTCTTGGCGATGACGAAAGAGCCATAGCCAAGCTTGAGGGGCAAAAGGCGTTTAAGGCTGACTTTACGCTAGCACAGCTCTACGCAAGGCTTGGCAAATACGACAAGGCAAGAGACTACCTAACAAAAGCCTCTAAAAACACGCCAAATATCGATCTTATTAAGATGACAGCCGCACTAATCGATCTAAAAACGGCTGATTATGGCGATGCGGCGGCATTTATCAAAGACGTTTATGACTACAACGCCTCGATGCCAAGTAAAATTTACAAGATAAAGACCATCCTAAAGCCAGATCTTTTTGATGTTAGCCTAGCTCAGGCGCACTTTAGCGACGATATGTTTTTTGATAGAACAAGACGCTACGAGACGCTCTTTTACTTCGCACCTTACAAGGTCTTTGACGCGAAACAGAGCATCGAGCAGATAAGAAAAGGCGGTGTTAGCGTCTTTTTAGATGATACCTCAGCGGCAAACGACTACCTAACTCAAAGTGCGGCCGCCTCAAAAGTCAATGCAAAACTTAGCGAGGCCATCGCCAAAGCCCTCACCTACCACCTAAAAGAGGCAAACAAGGACTTTGAAGAGCTTGCCAAGACCTATCCAAACCACTCGATATTGCAGTACAACCTAGCTCTTAGCTACGCTCAGCTTGGGAATTTTAGCCTTGCTGCAAAGCACTTTATAGCAAGCTACCATCAAGATGTAAACAACCATCTCTCGGGCATTTTTGGGGCTATCTGCATGGATATAAATAGAAATTTAAACCCAAAACTAGTTGAAGAGATCGGCGAAAATTTAGAAAATGACAAGAGCCTAAAGCCTGTAAATTTATACGCCTCGCTTTTAAGCCTAATTAGTGGCAACCAAAGCGCGATGATAAGGTGGCTTGAAGAGCCAAAAGAGCCTACGACACTAAATTTAGCCTTTGATATCATCACCGCTAAAATTTCAAATAACGACGAGCTAATGTCAAAAAAAGCTGATGAGCTTATGAAAATTTTGCCAAACGACATCATCGCAAATATCTTAAATTTCATCTCTAAGAACAAAGATCAAAACGTCAAAGAGTATGCAAAAGCGATACAAATTTACTTCATCGATAAAAATCTCGACTCAAACGCCTTCTACCACGGCGCTGACATCATCAAAAAGCAATACATCAAGCTGCTTCAGATCTCAGGCCTGCTAACAAGGGAGCGCGATAAGCTAAGAGCCGAGCTAAAGAGCGCGCCAAAAAATATAAATTTGATCCAAACTCTAGCCTACGTGGATATCTTTACAAACGACTTTGATGAGAGTTATAAACTTTATAATGAGGTCATAGACGAGTTTAAGATAAATGACGCTGGCACGCTCTTTTTAGCGAGTGTAGCAGCCACTGGAGCGAACAAAATAACAAATGCTATCGCACTTTTGGAGCTAACAAAGCTAAATGATCCAAGTGCTGTTGAAAACAGAGCCGCCCTTGGCTTTATGTATCAGCAAATCGATAACATAAAAGCCGCTCTTATACAATACAGCAAAGTAGGAAACGTCGGATACAACAACGAATTTTATGATTTTATGATAGATAATTAG
- a CDS encoding DUF2920 family protein yields the protein MLVDGSYEILSCDDVELGIKRSSALSFYACYDDVKEAKALLVIIPGLGADSDSGYRAHLMRTMAENYDVACISVDYHCIGNRPQLGAQCLLDDLDRAILIDELAKIGITLPIDIKAVDSYKKTCFLFESLSEEITLRKKANILPASYKLNLSCTMYPTKDEYQNFGIMQAIDILNAILYTKHNLCAGKFSQIPVILAGSSHGGYLANLSAKIAPWLVDAVIDNSSYAIFLWRLIGFGKEIDFTKFFCCATDDFYQDICLYLFDKTYWTLDKTSPYYFNESREEIRNILNPKHLKVQSKFKKTFYIGYHCVNDDIAPAKDKTKLYEALKKLNFDATLHMVKDESEVDGKFIKSLTHGMGMSYKLLLQRELPGVMKKILSKKDKKDEINEKCIEYKCGDLLYKFSEVSDQIRLEVTNI from the coding sequence ATGCTAGTTGATGGAAGCTACGAAATTTTATCTTGTGATGATGTGGAGCTTGGCATCAAAAGAAGCTCTGCTTTATCTTTTTATGCCTGTTATGACGATGTTAAAGAAGCAAAAGCGCTTTTAGTTATCATCCCTGGTCTTGGAGCAGACTCTGACTCTGGATATAGAGCCCATCTCATGCGAACCATGGCAGAGAACTATGATGTGGCGTGTATTAGTGTGGATTATCACTGTATAGGCAACCGCCCACAACTTGGGGCTCAATGTTTGTTAGATGATTTGGACCGTGCGATATTAATAGATGAGTTAGCCAAAATTGGTATAACATTACCAATAGACATAAAGGCGGTCGATAGTTATAAAAAAACATGTTTTTTATTTGAAAGTCTTAGCGAGGAGATCACTCTTAGAAAAAAGGCAAATATTTTGCCTGCAAGTTATAAGCTAAATTTGAGTTGTACAATGTATCCAACAAAAGATGAATACCAAAATTTTGGCATTATGCAAGCTATTGATATATTAAATGCTATTCTTTATACTAAGCATAATTTATGCGCTGGAAAATTTAGTCAAATTCCTGTTATTTTGGCAGGAAGCTCACATGGTGGCTATCTTGCAAATTTATCAGCTAAAATTGCTCCGTGGTTAGTAGATGCTGTGATAGATAATAGCTCCTATGCTATATTTTTATGGCGTCTTATTGGCTTTGGAAAAGAGATTGATTTTACTAAATTTTTTTGTTGTGCGACTGATGACTTTTATCAAGATATTTGCCTCTATCTTTTTGATAAAACCTATTGGACACTAGATAAGACTTCACCATATTATTTTAATGAATCTAGAGAAGAGATAAGAAATATCTTAAATCCGAAACATTTAAAGGTACAGAGTAAATTTAAAAAGACATTTTATATTGGATATCATTGCGTGAATGATGATATAGCCCCGGCAAAGGATAAAACCAAGCTTTATGAGGCTCTTAAGAAGCTAAATTTTGACGCGACGCTTCATATGGTAAAAGACGAGAGCGAGGTTGATGGTAAATTTATAAAGTCTCTAACTCACGGCATGGGGATGTCTTATAAACTGCTTTTGCAAAGAGAGCTTCCTGGCGTTATGAAGAAAATTTTGTCTAAAAAAGATAAAAAAGATGAGATTAACGAAAAATGCATAGAGTATAAGTGTGGTGATTTGCTTTATAAATTTAGTGAAGTCTCAGATCAGATAAGGCTTGAAGTTACTAATATTTAA
- a CDS encoding TlpA family protein disulfide reductase translates to MRYKFLLLCLVSALVLGCVKQYEKHHITLNDSSGIDTQFFPTEKRLKIGDKPYMLFFFGTDCGVCKAAIPDLNALEKEYGKEVQFIGILGPSKGFDKDIEILKEHNITFKTTSDKVSVDYFSKAVGGVMGVPVIYFFDKDGKMRSKFIGLTPKSVLEGAIRSLL, encoded by the coding sequence ATGCGATATAAATTTTTACTTTTATGCCTAGTCTCAGCCCTAGTTTTGGGCTGCGTCAAGCAGTATGAGAAGCACCACATCACGCTAAATGACTCAAGTGGCATCGATACGCAGTTTTTCCCTACTGAGAAGCGTCTAAAGATAGGCGATAAGCCATATATGCTCTTTTTCTTTGGCACGGACTGCGGGGTGTGTAAAGCTGCGATCCCTGATCTAAACGCACTTGAAAAAGAGTATGGCAAAGAGGTGCAGTTTATTGGCATTTTAGGACCTAGCAAGGGCTTTGATAAGGATATCGAAATCTTAAAAGAGCACAACATCACCTTTAAAACCACAAGCGACAAGGTCTCGGTGGATTACTTCAGCAAGGCAGTTGGTGGCGTTATGGGCGTGCCAGTTATCTATTTTTTTGATAAAGATGGTAAGATGCGATCAAAATTTATCGGTCTTACACCAAAAAGTGTGCTTGAAGGTGCTATAAGATCGCTCTTATAG
- a CDS encoding ABC transporter ATP-binding protein — protein MQNALELKNICKIFGDVKALDDISFEVKKGEWVSVMGPSGSGKSTLVNILSLMDTPSSGVYMLGGDDASNLNADDTLKFRREKIGLVFQQFHLVPYLSALENVMIAQYYHSSVDEEDAKRALEAVGLSHRLTHRPSQLSGGEQQRLCIARSLINDPEILIADEPTGNLDEANERIILDLFCKLRKEGKTILLVTHNPDLGEYGDKIVYLRHGKLEKIRTIENPKVPNAI, from the coding sequence ATGCAAAATGCACTAGAACTTAAAAATATTTGTAAAATTTTTGGCGATGTAAAAGCACTTGATGATATAAGTTTTGAGGTTAAAAAGGGCGAGTGGGTCAGCGTCATGGGACCAAGCGGTAGCGGTAAGAGCACACTTGTAAATATCCTTTCTCTAATGGATACTCCAAGTAGCGGCGTCTATATGCTTGGCGGCGATGATGCGAGCAACCTAAATGCCGATGATACGCTTAAATTTAGACGTGAAAAGATCGGACTTGTCTTTCAGCAGTTTCACCTAGTGCCATATCTTAGCGCTCTTGAAAACGTGATGATAGCGCAGTATTATCACAGCTCGGTTGATGAAGAGGATGCTAAAAGAGCGCTTGAGGCAGTAGGACTTTCTCACAGGCTCACGCACAGACCAAGTCAGCTAAGTGGCGGCGAGCAACAACGCCTTTGTATCGCGCGCTCACTCATAAACGACCCTGAAATTTTAATAGCAGATGAGCCAACTGGTAACCTTGACGAGGCAAATGAGAGGATCATACTTGATCTTTTTTGCAAGCTAAGAAAAGAGGGCAAGACGATACTTCTAGTCACTCACAACCCAGATCTAGGCGAATATGGCGATAAGATCGTCTATTTAAGACACGGCAAACTAGAGAAGATCCGCACTATCGAAAATCCAAAGGTGCCAAATGCGATATAA
- a CDS encoding ABC transporter permease: MTANSKFFYNLIYKSLKNGSSRVMVIVISILLGACVCAAFVNVYLDIDSKVSRELKTYGANMIFAPKDMATSDDMSEKTYNEMIAKVPKDKLLGESGYLFAQANIGPTNAIVMGTKFSNLKKVKPFLDVRDGTMINVDFDDKNVLIGVDLARQAGFKAGDDIEIRAIGSNESINVKIKGVVASGDKEDALLITSLSLAQQISNKAGKINYAEAVVLGNFDEITSLAKTISNDEIVAKPVAKVSKSEGYILEKIKLLMALVSLVILLITSMCVNTTLSAILLSRSREIALLRAIGASKKDVLRLFGFETFVTALISALVGAFLGYLLAQILGYAIFDSSIDFRILSIPVAVVISLLFAVIAAFYPIKRALNNKMADTLRGE, from the coding sequence ATGACCGCAAATAGCAAATTCTTTTACAACCTGATCTACAAAAGCCTAAAAAATGGCTCATCAAGGGTTATGGTCATCGTGATCTCGATCTTGCTTGGAGCGTGCGTGTGTGCGGCATTTGTCAATGTCTATCTAGACATCGACTCAAAGGTCTCACGCGAGCTAAAAACTTATGGTGCAAATATGATCTTTGCTCCAAAAGATATGGCTACAAGTGATGATATGAGCGAAAAAACCTATAATGAAATGATCGCTAAAGTGCCAAAAGATAAGCTTCTTGGCGAGAGCGGTTATCTCTTTGCTCAGGCAAATATCGGCCCAACTAATGCCATCGTCATGGGGACAAAATTTAGCAATCTAAAAAAAGTTAAACCATTTTTAGATGTTAGAGATGGAACTATGATAAATGTTGATTTTGACGATAAAAACGTGCTAATAGGCGTCGATCTTGCTCGTCAAGCTGGCTTTAAAGCAGGCGATGATATAGAAATTCGCGCTATTGGCTCAAATGAGAGCATAAATGTAAAGATAAAAGGCGTAGTGGCAAGTGGCGACAAAGAAGACGCCCTTTTGATCACGTCGCTATCTTTGGCTCAGCAAATTTCAAACAAAGCTGGCAAGATAAACTATGCTGAAGCTGTTGTGCTTGGAAATTTTGACGAGATAACATCGCTTGCAAAGACTATTAGCAACGACGAAATAGTCGCAAAACCAGTGGCAAAGGTCTCAAAGTCTGAGGGCTACATCTTAGAGAAGATCAAGCTTCTAATGGCGCTTGTTAGCCTTGTCATCTTGCTCATTACTTCAATGTGCGTAAATACAACGCTTAGTGCTATCTTGCTCTCTCGATCACGTGAGATCGCACTTCTTAGAGCTATAGGTGCAAGCAAAAAAGATGTATTGAGGCTATTTGGCTTTGAGACATTTGTGACAGCGCTTATTTCAGCGTTAGTTGGAGCGTTTTTAGGTTATCTACTAGCTCAAATTTTAGGTTATGCGATATTTGATTCTAGTATTGATTTTAGAATTCTAAGCATCCCAGTAGCTGTGGTCATATCACTTCTTTTTGCAGTGATCGCAGCGTTTTACCCGATTAAGCGGGCACTTAATAACAAAATGGCAGATACACTAAGAGGAGAATGA